From a region of the Entelurus aequoreus isolate RoL-2023_Sb linkage group LG27, RoL_Eaeq_v1.1, whole genome shotgun sequence genome:
- the LOC133644435 gene encoding large ribosomal subunit protein eL31, whose protein sequence is MAPTKKGEKKKGRSAINEVVTREYTINVHKRIHGVGFKRRAPRAIKEIRNFAMKEMGTPDVRIDTRLNKAVWSKGVRNVPYRIRVRLSRKRNEDEDSPNKLYTLVTYVPVTTCKGLQTVNVDEN, encoded by the coding sequence ATGGCCCCCACCAAGAAAGGTGAAAAGAAAAAAGGGCGTTCAGCCATCAACGAGGTGGTGACCAGAGAGTACACCATCAATGTCCACAAGCGCATCCATGGAGTAGGTTTCAAGAGGAGGGCTCCCCGCGCCATCAAAGAGATCCGCAACTTTGCCATGAAGGAGATGGGAACCCCTGATGTCCGCATTGACACTCGCCTCAACAAGGCCGTGTGGAGCAAGGGTGTCAGGAACGTGCCGTACAGGATACGCGTGCGTCTGTCCAGGAAGCGTAATGAGGATGAGGATTCCCCCAACAAGCTGTACACCCTGGTCACATATGTTCCTGTCACCACATGCAAAGGTCTGCAGACTGTTAATGTTGATGAAAACTAA